One window of the Cryptomeria japonica chromosome 7, Sugi_1.0, whole genome shotgun sequence genome contains the following:
- the LOC131069225 gene encoding auxin-responsive protein SAUR77 codes for MVPKVSKMNKIKSILKKCQSLGKMRRSYSSLSSNCRDDISMCDSPDNSASSLVQAVMRDEAPKGSKVVYVGKSRRRYFISAHYLTHPLLRALVQRCEGDNEEAFAVCCEVVMFEHLVWMLDNADPEAIHSDSLEELAEFYACT; via the coding sequence ATGGTGCCTAAAGTAAGCAAGATGAACAAGATTAAAAGCATTCTGAAGAAGTGTCAAAGCTTAGGGAAGATGAGAAGGTCTTACAGCAGCCTGAGTTCCAACTGCAGGGATGACATTTCAATGTGTGACTCTCCAGATAACTCTGCCTCAAGCCTTGTTCAGGCAGTCATGAGGGATGAAGCTCCCAAGGGCTCTAAAGTTGTGTATGTTGGAAAGTCCAGGAGAAGATATTTTATCAGTGCCCACTATCTGACCCATCCATTGTTAAGGGCCCTTGTTCAGAGATGCGAGGGGGATAACGAGGAGGCATTTGCAGTGTGTTGTGAGGTGGTCATGTTTGAACATTTGGTGTGGATGTTGGATAATGCAGACCCAGAAGCCATTCACAGTGATTCTTTGGAAGAGCTTGCAGAATTCTATGCCTGCACTTAG